TAATGCGAATGAACCTCCAATGAGTCCAAGGCCTACGATACATATCTCTTTAAAGTTCCACTCCAAGGCTTAACTCCTTTTGTTTAGAGCTCTAAAGATAGAGAGTATTTTACAGGAGTTTTCAAGAGCTGAGAGGTACTTCAAGGCTTCCTCAGGTGTCCTGCCAATGGTGAAGGGACCGTGCGACTTAATGATAGCTGCGGGAGAGGTCTTTAGGAGTTCCGGTATTTTCTTAGCAACCTCATCTGAAGACACAACCTCTTGGGCAGAAAGTACAGGAACTTCTCCAAGTAGCAGTTTCCCTTCTGAGTCAATGGGAACGATAGAGTCAAAAAGTAAGGAGCAAGCTACGGTGTAGGGAGAATGGGCGTGGAGGATGGCTTTTACTTCCGGAAGTTCTCTGTATATGGCCCTGTGAACCTTTAGCTCTATGGATGCAAAACGGTCAAGTTCCTCGTTCTCTTCAAGGGTTGTGACTACGAAATCTTCTGGAGTAAGGTATCCGAGCATTTTCCCAGATTTCTTTATTACTATGTAGTTGCCACACCTTATACTGATGTTTCCTCCGTGGCTGTCTGTCAATCCGGCCTCAAAGACTATTCTTCCTATTTTCACGAGTTCTAACCTTTCTTTGAAGAACGGTAGTGGCAACGCTAACCTCCGCTGTCTTTTGATGGGGGTATTTTATGAAATAAAAAAGGCCGCCCGAAGGCGGCCCACCTGTTTACAGTGCAGTTGAGGAGTTACTTCTTCTTCCTGAGTCTTTCCATTGCTATCTGGATACTTGCCCTCAGCCTGTCAATAGCAATTGCAAGTTTTGTAATCTCATCAGCTACTTCATCTTCC
The sequence above is a segment of the Phorcysia thermohydrogeniphila genome. Coding sequences within it:
- a CDS encoding class II aldolase/adducin family protein — its product is MPLPFFKERLELVKIGRIVFEAGLTDSHGGNISIRCGNYIVIKKSGKMLGYLTPEDFVVTTLEENEELDRFASIELKVHRAIYRELPEVKAILHAHSPYTVACSLLFDSIVPIDSEGKLLLGEVPVLSAQEVVSSDEVAKKIPELLKTSPAAIIKSHGPFTIGRTPEEALKYLSALENSCKILSIFRALNKRS